The genomic stretch AATAATGCGCCGCATTCGTTTGAATTTTTATCTGATAACCTTTCAACGGAACAGTATCGTACAAGCTCGCATAATCAAATGTATCTGCATGAATTTGCGTAATCGTATTGTTCTTCTGCACGTGCTTATTGCCAACCAAAACTGTTGCCGATAATTCATTTCCTCTTCTCGGATTGTATTTGTAATCGGTATTGTTGAAAGTATAGCCAAAGCCAATGTTTATAGCACTTTCATCGATAATTGCAGGCAATTGTTTTGTTGAAATAATTTGCAAAGTATCTACATATAACAAGTGCGACGAAGCAAAATTTACAAACACTTTGCCTGTTTGATTTTGCGATAATTGATACGTTGTTCCAATGTTGCCGTTTACTGTAACGTAGGCAGAGTCTTGCTTGTAGAGGTTGAACGAAAAATCAAGCCCAAATGGCGACTTGAACAAATAAGGCTTTTGAAACTGCAAGTCTATGCGCGGCGATTGCGGTTGCAACTGCTGCCAATTGATGCCGATATTTTCTCCGTTGCCAAAAGCGTTGGACAAATTCAGATTCACTTGTCCCGTGAGTTGCAGCTTACCGCCCGTTTCGCCGTTCTTCGGCTGGAAGCCAAGAATAGCGTCGATTTCATTCGTCGGTTTTTTGTCAATATATAAATCAAGCACGGCGCCTTGGTTCAGCATTTTTACGTCCGAAGGATGCGTTATTTGCACATACTGTAAATTCTGTAATTGCTTATCGACCGATTGTAATTTTTGTTGATTATAAATTTCGCCGTTCGTGATGTTTAAATAGCGATGCAGAAAATCTTCCGAAACTTTGGCAGAGCCTTCAACATGAATGCTATCCATTTTATATAAAAAACCTTTATCAATATTCAGTACGGCGGAAACAGCGTCATTATTGATATTCACACTGTCCAAAGAAATTTTTGCAAACGGATAACCATTGTCCAAATAATAATTCAATATCGTATTAAATGTATTTTCAAACGGCGGATTGATGATGATTTGATTATCAAAATTGCTTGAATCAATGCCGAGTTGTTGCAGCAAAGGGCTATCATTTGTGCGCAGTTTTATATGTTGCCATTTGTATTTTTTCCCAAGAAATAAATATACCAAAGCATTCGCTGTGTCTTTACCGACCGAATCAACAGATGCTGAAATAAACCCGCGTGCAGCAAGGGTTACAGGCAATTGTTTGATGTAATCATAAGATTTTTGTGAAGAGGAAAAATCATTGTTTAAAGGAATAGTTGTGAACAATGAATTGCTCGAATCAATAGGGATAATTTTTACATGAAAACTTTGCTGCGCAAAGATTGTTGTGCTGCAAAATATTACAATAATGATATAAAAAAATTTCAAGCGCATTCGTCTTTGCAAGGTTAAGAATAATACTTTAAAGTTCGACACGATTACAATAATTGAAAACCTTTGTCGTCATTCTCGCGAAAGTGGGAATTTCACCAACCATTAAGGCATTAAGAAAATTAAGCCTTAATTACCTTAACTTCTCAATGGTTAAATATGTTCCTTATTTTTCAAATCGTCACTCAAACTATAACGTCAATTCTTAATCAATATTTAATCACGCAAAAAATTTAGGCAAGCCAAAAACTTAGTAATAACTTTATCGTCCGATATTTAGCATTACAATGAATACTCAATTATCTCTTACCGAGGAGAATTATCTGAAAACAATTTACGCGCTGTCGCAGCAGGAAAAAGGAAAAATTCCAAACCTTTCCATTGCGGAAATGTTGAGCATCAATCCTGCGACGGTTACGGAAATGCTTAAGAAGCTGCAGGATAAAAAGTTGATTGAATACAATCGTATCGACGGCGCATCGCTTTCTGCAACAGGAAATAAAATTGCTTTAAAAGTTATTAGAAAGCATCGTTTGTGGGAAACTTTTCTGGTAAAAAAATTAGACTTCTCTTGGGACGAAGTTCATGAAATTGCTGAACAACTTGAACACATTCAATCAGAAAAACTGATAAGCGAATTAGACCGATTTCTTGACTTTCCAAAGTATGACCCGCATGGCGACCCGATTCCCGACAAAGACGGAAATCTTCCTGTTGATACAACGTTTCCATTGGCTGAAAGCCGCAAGCCTGGTGCATTTCAGTTGATTGGCGTAGCCAATCATTCGCCTGCGTTTTTGCAATATCTGGATAAAATAAAACTCGAAATCAACGATACGATTGAAGTAAAAGACATTCAGGAGTTTGATAAATCCATGACGGTAAAAATCAATCAGCGCAGGCAATCATTGATGTTGAGCAATGAGGTTACGAAGAATTTATTGGTTAGTAAATAATGAAAATCTTCGCACGTCATTGGCAAAACATAAAACTCGAAACATGAGAAGTTGAAACAAGTTCGGCATGACGACAGACATTTTCAATTAATGCGAACACAATCATTTTTCAAACAATTAAATCCGATTATAATATTTAAACAAAAATGAGAAAAACCATTAGTTTCATTCTTTGCGGCTGCTTATTCAAGGTCGCAACGGCGCAACAGCAAAATTTGATTCAGTATGTAAAACCTATCATCGGTACGGAGCGTATGGGACATACGTTTCCCGGTGCGACAGTTCCTTTCGGTGCGGTGCAGTTAAGTCCCGAAACGGATACGATTCCATATGAAGTAAATGGCAAATATGTGCCTGATGTTTACAAATATTGTGCGGGCTATCAATACACCGATAACACGATTGTGGGCTTTTCGCATACGCATTACAACGGCACGGGACATTCCGATTTGGGCGATTTTTTAATCATGCCGACAGTGGGAAAATTGCAGTTAAATCCCGGCACGGCAAGCAATCCCGAAAGCGGTTTCCGTTCCCGCTTTTCGCATTCGACGGAAGTTGCCGAAGCAAATTATTACAAAGTAAAGCTCGATGATTATAATATTACAGCGGAATTAACTACCACAACGCGCGTGGGTTTTCATCAATATACTTTCCCGAAAAGCGACAGCGCGCACATTATTCTGGATTTGATGTACAGTATTTATAATTATCCCGGCAAAGATGTATGGACGTATGTTCATGTGTTGAACGACACGACTGTCGTGGGTTACAGGCAAACGCGCGGCTGGGCGAGAAATAGAACGGAATATTTCGCGATGGTATTTTCCAAGCCGTTTAAAAGTTACGGGTATAAAAATTTTTCGACAAATGAACAATACGCAGGCTTTTGGAGAAGGTTTGATGTGAAGGAAAATTTCCCTTTGATGGAAGGGCATGATTTACGAGCATACTTTGATTTTTCAACAAATGAAAATGAGAAAGTACAAATCAAGTTTGCACTTTCGCCCGTAAGCATCGATGGTGCTTTGAATAATATGCAGGCGGAAGCAACTGCGCAAAACTTTGATGAGGCAAGGCTTTCAGGGCAAGCGGCTTGGGAAGAAGAATTGGAAAAAGTAAAAATTCAAACACTCAACGACAGCGATAAAGTGAATTTTTATACGGCGATGTATCATGCATTCATC from Arachidicoccus sp. BS20 encodes the following:
- a CDS encoding POTRA domain-containing protein, whose amino-acid sequence is MRLKFFYIIIVIFCSTTIFAQQSFHVKIIPIDSSNSLFTTIPLNNDFSSSQKSYDYIKQLPVTLAARGFISASVDSVGKDTANALVYLFLGKKYKWQHIKLRTNDSPLLQQLGIDSSNFDNQIIINPPFENTFNTILNYYLDNGYPFAKISLDSVNINNDAVSAVLNIDKGFLYKMDSIHVEGSAKVSEDFLHRYLNITNGEIYNQQKLQSVDKQLQNLQYVQITHPSDVKMLNQGAVLDLYIDKKPTNEIDAILGFQPKNGETGGKLQLTGQVNLNLSNAFGNGENIGINWQQLQPQSPRIDLQFQKPYLFKSPFGLDFSFNLYKQDSAYVTVNGNIGTTYQLSQNQTGKVFVNFASSHLLYVDTLQIISTKQLPAIIDESAINIGFGYTFNNTDYKYNPRRGNELSATVLVGNKHVQKNNTITQIHADTFDYASLYDTVPLKGYQIKIQTNAAHYFQLGKFSVLKLGVNAGLYQSPSIYTNEMFMLGGYQLLRGFDAQSIYANAYAVGTLEYRYLVARNSFFFVFSDFGGSQFKNNSTKYNDGFLSFGFGMAFETKAGIFNFNLASGKDRNNNFGLNNAKVNIAYTALF
- a CDS encoding metal-dependent transcriptional regulator, translating into MNTQLSLTEENYLKTIYALSQQEKGKIPNLSIAEMLSINPATVTEMLKKLQDKKLIEYNRIDGASLSATGNKIALKVIRKHRLWETFLVKKLDFSWDEVHEIAEQLEHIQSEKLISELDRFLDFPKYDPHGDPIPDKDGNLPVDTTFPLAESRKPGAFQLIGVANHSPAFLQYLDKIKLEINDTIEVKDIQEFDKSMTVKINQRRQSLMLSNEVTKNLLVSK